The Hypomesus transpacificus isolate Combined female chromosome 2, fHypTra1, whole genome shotgun sequence genome window below encodes:
- the LOC124479227 gene encoding cortexin domain containing 2-like has translation MFDVDVDLGFALFFVFLLCSFLLVTIVRCAQMVLNPYRSISVSSYQQEPDDNGG, from the coding sequence GTTTGACGTGGACGTGGACCTGGGCTTTGCCCTCTTCTTCGTGTTCCTGCTCTGCTCCTTCCTGTTGGTGACCATAGTACGCTGCGCCCAGATGGTGCTGAACCCTTACAGATCCATCTCTGTGTCCTCGTACCAGCAAGAGCCGGATGATAATGGGGGGTGA